A single window of Achromobacter xylosoxidans DNA harbors:
- a CDS encoding DUF802 domain-containing protein, whose protein sequence is MSKYLINIVVFLSGLAVAGWIGAGYAGTNPLALAVTLLICACYLAGALELLRYQQATSSLRRAVGNLSEAPASLGGWLEQLPAGLRNAVRLRVEGERVGLPGPALAPYLVGLLVLLGMLGTFLGMVVTLRGTGTALESATDLAAIRASLAAPVKGLGFAFGTSIAGVATSAMLGLLAALCRRDRIQAAQLLDAKAATTLRLYTQGHQREESFKLLQRQAEVLQRQAEAMPALVDRLDAMMRNLEQQNHTLNERQLASQDAFQGKAEAAYARLAAVMEQSMKESVAESARSAGAALQPAVEATMAGLSRETASLHESVTQAVQRQLDGMTAGLQAATSNVAGIWNQALAGQQRASETLAQDLRDSLDRFAQTFEQRSAALLDSVSERLEASSGSMSEAWNVALSRQERASEKLAGDNLQALTAAAASFEQHSASLLRTLNQSHTALQSELASRDQQRLAAWTETLGALSATLRQEWQQAGAQAAERQLEINQALARSAQELTEHARTQAGLLENVSARLESAAGNVSAQWHEALERQSQVSDKLAGDNREALAAAAATFEQHASTLLRTLDQSHADLQAALASRDEQRLAAWAGTLGALTDKLGREWEQAGAQAAARQQEVSQTLARTAQDLASRSEAQAALLDTVAARIESAATGVTQAWTEAQVRQELTSEKLAGDTQQALATAAAAFEQHSASLLRTLDQSHADLQAALASRDEARLAAWHASLGDMAAELGRQWRQAGEQTAARHQELEQLLARTAQDLTAQTQAQAALLENLSTRLETAAGGVTQAWTEAQVRQELANEKLASDNQQALTTAASAFEQHSASLLQTLGQSQAGLQAELAARDQERLAAWTGELGRMAEALRQEWEQAGARSAALQQEICATLARTAQDIATQTEAHASGTIAEIGQLMQAASEAPRAAAEVIGELRQKLSDSLAYDNAMLEERNRLLDTLATLLDAVNHASSEQRSAVDALVSSSSDLLDRVGAQFTEQVESETARLDDVAAQVTSGAAEVASLGEAFGAAVRLFGESNDKLVAHLERIEAALDKSIARGDEQLAYYVAQAREVVDLSTMSQKQIVENLRELASQRAATAGAQAA, encoded by the coding sequence ATGTCCAAGTATCTGATCAATATCGTTGTTTTCCTCAGCGGCCTGGCCGTGGCCGGCTGGATCGGCGCGGGCTATGCGGGCACCAACCCGCTGGCGCTGGCCGTCACCCTGCTGATCTGCGCCTGCTACCTGGCCGGGGCGCTTGAATTGCTGCGCTACCAACAGGCCACCTCGTCCTTGAGACGCGCGGTCGGCAACCTGTCGGAAGCCCCCGCCAGCCTGGGCGGCTGGCTCGAGCAACTGCCGGCCGGGCTGCGCAACGCGGTGCGGCTGCGCGTCGAGGGCGAGCGCGTGGGCCTGCCTGGCCCGGCGCTGGCGCCCTACCTGGTCGGCCTGCTGGTGCTGCTGGGCATGCTGGGCACCTTCCTGGGCATGGTAGTGACGCTGCGCGGCACCGGCACCGCCCTGGAAAGCGCCACCGACCTGGCCGCCATCCGCGCCTCGCTGGCCGCGCCGGTCAAGGGCCTGGGCTTCGCCTTCGGCACCTCGATCGCCGGCGTCGCCACGTCCGCCATGCTGGGCCTGCTGGCCGCGCTGTGCCGGCGCGACCGCATCCAGGCGGCGCAACTGCTCGACGCCAAAGCCGCGACCACGCTGCGTCTGTACACCCAGGGCCACCAGCGCGAAGAGAGCTTCAAGCTGCTGCAACGCCAGGCCGAAGTGCTGCAACGGCAGGCCGAGGCCATGCCGGCGCTGGTCGACCGCCTGGACGCCATGATGCGCAACCTGGAACAGCAGAACCACACGCTGAACGAGCGCCAGCTCGCCAGCCAGGACGCATTCCAGGGCAAGGCCGAGGCGGCCTACGCCCGCCTGGCCGCCGTGATGGAACAATCGATGAAGGAAAGCGTGGCCGAAAGCGCCCGCTCGGCCGGCGCGGCGCTGCAGCCCGCGGTCGAGGCCACCATGGCCGGCCTGTCGCGCGAAACCGCCTCGCTGCACGAAAGCGTGACCCAGGCGGTGCAACGCCAGCTGGACGGCATGACCGCCGGCCTGCAGGCCGCCACCAGCAACGTGGCCGGCATCTGGAACCAGGCGCTGGCCGGGCAGCAGCGCGCCAGCGAAACCCTGGCGCAGGACCTGCGCGATTCGCTGGACCGCTTCGCCCAGACCTTCGAACAGCGCTCGGCCGCCCTGCTGGACAGCGTGTCCGAACGCCTGGAGGCGTCCTCGGGCAGCATGTCCGAGGCCTGGAACGTGGCGCTGAGCCGCCAGGAGCGCGCCAGCGAGAAACTGGCCGGCGACAACCTGCAGGCGCTGACGGCCGCCGCCGCCAGCTTCGAGCAGCATTCGGCGTCGCTGCTGCGCACCCTGAACCAGTCGCACACCGCCCTGCAATCCGAACTGGCCTCGCGCGACCAGCAACGCCTGGCCGCGTGGACCGAAACCCTGGGCGCCCTGTCGGCCACCCTGCGCCAGGAATGGCAGCAGGCCGGCGCGCAGGCCGCCGAGCGCCAGCTCGAAATCAACCAGGCCCTGGCGCGCAGCGCGCAGGAACTGACCGAACACGCGCGGACCCAGGCCGGCCTGCTGGAGAACGTCTCGGCGCGCCTGGAAAGCGCCGCCGGCAACGTCTCGGCGCAATGGCACGAGGCGCTGGAGCGCCAGTCGCAGGTCAGCGACAAGCTGGCCGGCGACAACCGCGAGGCCCTGGCCGCCGCCGCCGCCACCTTCGAGCAGCACGCCTCGACGCTGCTGCGCACGCTGGACCAGTCGCACGCCGACCTGCAGGCCGCCCTGGCCTCGCGCGACGAGCAGCGCCTGGCCGCCTGGGCCGGCACGCTCGGCGCCCTGACCGACAAGCTCGGCCGCGAGTGGGAACAGGCCGGCGCGCAAGCCGCCGCCCGCCAGCAGGAAGTCAGCCAGACGCTGGCGCGGACCGCGCAGGACCTGGCGAGCCGCTCTGAAGCGCAGGCCGCGCTGCTGGACACCGTGGCCGCCCGCATCGAATCCGCCGCCACCGGCGTGACCCAGGCCTGGACCGAGGCGCAGGTGCGCCAGGAGCTGACCAGCGAGAAGCTGGCCGGCGACACGCAACAGGCCCTGGCCACCGCCGCCGCCGCCTTCGAACAGCATTCCGCGTCGCTGCTGCGCACGCTGGACCAGTCGCATGCCGACCTGCAGGCCGCCCTGGCCTCGCGCGACGAAGCGCGCCTGGCCGCCTGGCACGCCTCGCTGGGCGACATGGCCGCCGAACTGGGCCGCCAATGGCGCCAGGCCGGCGAGCAGACCGCCGCCCGCCACCAGGAACTGGAACAGTTGCTGGCCCGCACCGCGCAGGACCTGACCGCCCAGACCCAGGCGCAGGCCGCGTTGCTGGAGAACCTGTCGACCCGCCTGGAAACGGCGGCCGGCGGCGTGACCCAGGCCTGGACCGAGGCGCAGGTGCGCCAGGAACTGGCCAACGAGAAACTGGCCAGCGACAACCAGCAGGCCCTGACCACGGCGGCGTCCGCCTTCGAGCAGCATTCGGCATCGCTGCTGCAGACCCTGGGCCAGTCGCAGGCCGGCCTGCAGGCCGAACTGGCCGCGCGCGACCAGGAACGCCTGGCCGCCTGGACCGGCGAGCTGGGCCGCATGGCCGAGGCGCTGCGCCAGGAATGGGAACAGGCCGGCGCCCGCAGCGCCGCCCTGCAGCAGGAGATCTGCGCCACCCTGGCCCGGACCGCGCAGGACATCGCCACCCAGACCGAGGCCCACGCCAGCGGCACCATCGCCGAGATCGGCCAGCTGATGCAGGCCGCCTCCGAAGCGCCGCGCGCGGCCGCCGAAGTCATTGGCGAATTGCGCCAGAAACTTTCTGACAGCCTGGCCTACGACAACGCCATGCTGGAAGAACGCAACCGCCTGCTGGACACGCTGGCGACGCTGCTGGACGCGGTCAACCACGCCTCCAGCGAACAGCGCAGCGCGGTCGATGCGCTGGTGTCGTCGTCGTCGGACCTGCTGGACCGGGTCGGCGCGCAGTTCACCGAGCAGGTCGAATCCGAGACCGCCCGCCTGGACGACGTGGCCGCGCAAGTGACCAGCGGCGCGGCCGAAGTGGCCAGCCTGGGCGAAGCCTTCGGCGCCGCGGTGCGCCTGTTCGGCGAGTCCAACGACAAGCTGGTGGCGCACCTGGAACGCATCGAGGCGGCGCTGGACAAGTCCATCGCCCGTGGCGACGAACAGCTGGCCTACTACGTGGCGCAGGCGCGTGAAGTGGTCGACCTGAGCACCATGTCGCAGAAGCAGATCGTCGAGAACCTGCGCGAGCTGGCCAGCCAGCGCGCCGCCACCGCCGGAGCGCAGGCGGCATGA
- a CDS encoding OmpA family protein, with protein MSAGEDIDGGVEPAVPAWAVFGDLMSVLLGAFVLILVSVVAVQLELSTQLEQEVKQRQEETQRRQTLEQALAAPLAAGRVTLINGRIGISGSVLFALNSDQLQPEGREVLKSLIEPLSAYLKANDEILMVSGFTDDQQVREGNRRFADNWDLSAQRALTVTRALIDEGVPSSLVFAAAFGAEQPVASNADEEGRAKNRRVEIMPLPKPSNGTEAARGQ; from the coding sequence ATGAGCGCGGGCGAGGACATCGACGGCGGCGTGGAACCCGCGGTGCCGGCCTGGGCCGTCTTCGGCGACCTGATGTCGGTGCTGCTGGGCGCCTTCGTGCTGATCCTGGTGAGCGTGGTGGCCGTGCAGCTCGAGCTGTCGACCCAGCTGGAACAGGAGGTCAAGCAGCGCCAGGAAGAGACCCAGCGCCGCCAGACGCTGGAGCAGGCCCTGGCCGCGCCGCTGGCGGCCGGCCGCGTGACGCTCATCAACGGCCGCATCGGCATCAGCGGCAGCGTGCTGTTCGCGCTCAATTCCGACCAGTTGCAGCCGGAAGGCCGCGAGGTGCTGAAAAGCCTGATCGAACCGCTGTCGGCCTACCTGAAGGCCAATGACGAGATCCTGATGGTCAGCGGTTTCACCGACGACCAGCAGGTGCGCGAAGGCAACCGGCGCTTTGCCGACAACTGGGACCTGTCGGCGCAGCGCGCGCTGACGGTGACCCGCGCCCTGATCGACGAAGGCGTGCCGTCGTCCCTGGTGTTCGCCGCCGCCTTCGGCGCCGAGCAGCCGGTGGCCTCGAACGCCGACGAGGAAGGCCGCGCGAAGAATCGCCGGGTCGAGATCATGCCCCTTCCCAAGCCGTCCAACGGCACGGAGGCCGCGCGTGGCCAGTGA